The genomic window TTAATCAATTAACTAAGTCTAATATCATGTAAACATCTTATACCAACGTAAGGAACCCAGATATGTACTGACTGAATATAGATAATTACTTTAGTGTCGCAAATAATGCATCTTTCAAAGTTCAAGGCTTTGTTAGCAGACCAACTCCAAAAGTTTCTAACCACCAACAAGATGCATTAAAGGAACATGAGATTCATGATCTAAATATGACTATGAACCACGTTGAACTGTGAGACAAGTGACTTGTATTTTTTTCCTTCAAGAAATCATAGTTCCTGTCCTAATCTAAGGTTATAAATAGGATTTAACTAAAGCAATGGTTTAATGATCAAACACATTTAGTCATATTCCAACGTTGTTGGATAGTTAGGGATATTTGAAATCATAAATGATCCAACATTTAGAACACATGATTGGAATGCTCAGATTTACAGAAAGAGTACTATTAAGCAGTTAAAAAATAGAATGTAAGAGAATTTGTGTGGTAAATTGGTGGAATGAAGAACCTAAAATCATaaagttttcataaaaaatgaattcAACAATATGGCTATTTTGCTTCCTAGAAAATGACTTTACCAAACAGTTATAAAAAACTTGAAGTAAATTACATATACTCATCAATGTAATAAATTGTGGCATATGCTACACATAAATGGTATATTTTGATCAAGCGACAAAATTATAGAAAAGTATGATAAATTGCTTAACCAatgattgcaaaaaaaaaaaaaaaatcaataacctACCTAAGAATGTATCGGTCATAATTCCCAAGGAAAAATTTCAAAACTTAGAAACATTTTGAAATCAAACTCATATGTAAGAAAAGGCAGGAACAAAATCAACTTATGACATATAGGCACCCCCAAAATATCTAGTCTATGTTGCTCTTCCATACAAAGTCGGCATTAGAATTTATGTCCAGCAAATAACCAACTGAAACTCGAATTAGATATCAAAAACGAAGAACTTTCAAAAGAAGACTGAGATGGTTAGGCTTTCTAACCTCAGCCCTTGCGGCCAAGAGCCGCCTCGAGCCTCTCGCAGTCCACCAGGTAGGCGAACCCGTAGGCCATGTTCTTGAGGGTGGACTCGTGCAAGTCACTGTTCGATGTCGCAGTGGCGTCGGTGGAGAAGAAGACCCGAAACCCCCTGACGAACGCCTCCCTGGCCGTGGTCTCGCAGCAGAGGTTGGTCATCACACCAGTGACGATCACCTCCTCCACGCCCATACCGTGCAAAATTTCCTCCAGCCCCGTCCCAGCGAAGGCGCTGTAGGTGCTTTTCTCGACCACCCGGTCGCCGGGACGGCGGCCGAGGTCGGGGAGGAGCTCGGACTCCGGGGTGCCGTCGAAGATGAGGTCGCCGTTCCACCACTCGCCGAGCATGGCGTAGTCGGCGGGGGAGCGGTGGCGGTGGCGGGTGAAGAAGATGGGACGCCAGCGGCGCGGCAGAGGGCGACGGTGGTGTGGAGGGCGGGGAGGATGGGGCAGGCCATGGAGGCGAAGTAGTTCTGCATGTCGATGACGAGGAGAGCGGCGGCCTTCGGATTGGGGTCTCGGCGCCGGATCTCGTACTTGGAGTAGGACGCGGCGGCGGTGAAGGCTGCCATGCCTGGCTGCAAGCCTAGAACGGAGGAAATCGAACTGCAGGGTAATTAATGGTGGGATTAAAAGCGGTAGTGTTTATTGGCCTCGTCGGGACTAGATGCTtcttacccaaaaaaataaaaataaaatttaaaaaaatatttactgaaAATACTTACCAAAAGAGAAAGTAGGGGAGTTTTACCCCGCACGGCGCAGGGCGTACAGGACTCGCAATAGATCGGAGAGTACGCGGGGAAGGGTAAAATCTTCTCCGAATCCGActcaagtatatatatatatatatatttcttcaaatatattctctctaaagaaataaattgatcgatatattaaaaaattaatttttataattttatttgatcCTACTTAACTCTATCAATCGAGTATGTACGGACAAATACGGACTACTCGACTCATTGCCACCCCCACCCcctacaaaagaaaagaaagaaaaggaaaaagaaaaaaaaaaatgagtagAAGAGTTTTGTCTTCATAACGATGGAATCGGAGAGTTCGAGAACCCCCGAGGCTTCATGCATTAACAGGTagatatatcaaaataatttttggttGAAAGATGAAAAGGCTATTTTGAGTTCTATAAATAAAACTACGTGTAGCACCAGTTACGAATACAGAACAATCTTCTTATTTTGACGTCTAGAATTCCAACTGTATCATAAGCTGAGCTGCTCGCTAGGACTACCATTCGACTAGATAACTTAGCtagaaaaaaagattttatctCTGTTCCATTTCGATCAAAACTTTACGACACCATCATATATCATTATTTTCCTCATCTCTAGTGTCCTATCTCAACCTTGACTccttctagatctcttagactatGCACCGTTGGACGTCGCCTTGCCTTTCTCATCTACATCTCATCAGATCTCCCTAGCCATACCTTATTACTTCTCACACAAAGTCCCTATTTAGATGTAAATTGATTGCTTCCCGAAAAATTTTTTTGCTTTCCCCTCTTTGGATTATtatattaagattttttttttttcttggctaTAAAAGGCCATGGTTTGCTGAAGACTAGATAGATAATAAAGCTTAACCCAAGTCTCATAGCCTTGTAATTGAGACAAGATTTCTTTATAAGGAAGCATTGGTAGTTTAAGCATGGTGGTAATAAAGGGCTTATTATTGCATGGTCCTAACTTAGTAGCTAAAAACCTTTCTTATGATCTTCAAGAGGGCATCTAATTGTGataagtctttaaaaatattttaaaaagcaAGAATATAATCATTAAATgatgaataatgatatttatgaatgtcTTGAATTTGCTGAAGTAAAGaaaattcttgctcttgagaagcTTTTAAAATAAAAGCTTCTCAAGAGCATACCATAGCTCAATAGATACTTAAGGACTAGCAATATGGGCAAGTATATCTTCTGAGAGAGTAAAGGATGATCTGATCTCTTCTATTGCACATAGTCTTGGTTTATTACTTCCTTCTTCCCGTCTACTTCATCAGCAACTGGGGCGAAAGTAGGTATCCTTGGACTCAGTATTGGATAATCCCTATTGATAGAGCATTGGAAATCTTAGCTCTTAATAAGCCCATGTATTTGAGTTCTCCAATTGGAGTAGCTTGTTTGTGTCAGTTTCAATGACACAAAATTTTCTATATTTAGAGTTGATGGGTAGGAACATTTTGATGCTAAGGATGAATTTGATGTGCCCATGGACAAACGGTCAAGACTCAAGAGTCTCTCTCACAAGATAGAAAGAAGGGCTCTAATACCAAAAATAAAAGTGAAAGATAGCAGACTTTTGGTAACTCCATCTCAACATAAGAATTGAGCACATATGTTATTGTATTTATAATAACAGTACATCATTTTGTATATTGTTTGAGATTATAAAGAATATTGCACTCAAATCTTGAAtgagaaataatagaaaaaatctCTTCAATACAAAAGGAAAGAATATCTTTAACGTAAAAGGAAGAGGAAACTTACAATAACAGTCATGTAACCATAGACAATTTGTATAGTTTCTGGACAAGTTGATAAAAATCTGGAGAATCATTTTAATCCCCTATAATCATAGAGGATTTGCCTTATTTTTTTTACCAAGTTGATAAAGATCTAGAAGATCAACCTTTTCCCCTATAATCATAGAAAATTTGCTTGATTTCTTGTCAAGTTGATAAAGATTTGGAGAATCAGTTCGATCCTCTATATTAGTATCATTATCAACCCCCTTCCTCATGTGAAAACTATATATTTTTTGACAAATATATGCAAAAGAAAGGAATAATCCTGTTATGGGGTCATGCCACCTCAGTCATGATTTTCGGGACTCATCCTCAGAAACCTCAGGACGGTGGGAATGCTGAAATGATGATAGGCACCATCGAGTTCACCAAAGATGTCATGACAAAATGATTGTACCAACTCGGCAACCCTCCAACCCTCAGATCGGAGTATGATCGACCTCCGAATCGATACTCTATCATCCATGGGAATGAAACACACAAGCTTCACTATCCTCCGGATCGGGATATCATCGATCACCAAGGATAAAGTCCTGCGGACCGTGCTAACACAGAATAGAACAGGACAACACTTTAGCTATACGCTGATCTCATCCTATCAGTTCTACTTGCCCCACGGGAAAACAATTGGAATCTTCCTACAAGCTCTCAAACGTGGCCATGTGGGCTAACAGACACCCACAACTAGCAACTTATAGGCTCAGGCCTAACAACCTACGGGCTAGGGCATAACAAACTCTggcatctctctatataaaaaggTAAAAGGAGAACCCTCACAAGAGGATTCTGGTATATTAATTCAAAAGATTgtactctcttttttttctttctatgctCAAAGCTctagctaacttaagcatcgaaggattctCCGTTGGAGGCCCCCACCATCTCCTTCGATGCAAGCGAACTTTCCTTTCTTCAGACCCG from Elaeis guineensis isolate ETL-2024a chromosome 4, EG11, whole genome shotgun sequence includes these protein-coding regions:
- the LOC140857537 gene encoding LOW QUALITY PROTEIN: nicotinamidase 2-like (The sequence of the model RefSeq protein was modified relative to this genomic sequence to represent the inferred CDS: inserted 1 base in 1 codon), encoding MAAFTAAASYSKYEIRRRDPNPKAAALLVIDMQNYFASMACPILPALHTTVALCRAAGVPXFFTRHRHRSPADYAMLGEWWNGDLIFDGTPESELLPDLGRRPGDRVVEKSTYSAFAGTGLEEILHGMGVEEVIVTGVMTNLCCETTAREAFVRGFRVFFSTDATATSNSDLHESTLKNMAYGFAYLVDCERLEAALGRKG